In Cryptococcus gattii WM276 chromosome A, complete sequence, one genomic interval encodes:
- a CDS encoding serine/threonine protein kinase CDC7 (Similar to TIGR gene model, INSD accession AAW41391.1): MSEEPILDPFTSQPPLTRAAAKRLATASPSKPSSARSAKRVREATPVVADDGYSTPRATIVTPTKDMEELGEPAVEQLEAYPNAHLIKGSIDVNTSEAESVLFSEKTTVLQNEEVEEVMETDGSTGQNLSLMASDVRLNSLRGDFTQGEQDLFMPEATSRSTQRHESKNHVTMPPPTDVQSHKLRSSSLYDPFTAPAAEGSKLDRMTEVLEKQKKRSFTEIDVSEFPLEAEWDEEDEAEDAYSDESYHSGDTEDYEMDHRPVLQRTAVKKDIRDFTNSLSLLRDGSIHGIPYKVVDRLGEGTFSSVYLAYDSLHHLHSNEYWLSQKDGAPQMSDNRAVRVALKKILVTSSAVRIENELAILEDLRGCRNVSQLITAFREEDQVIIVLPYHQCDDFRHFFKHMDPRHMRSYMRDLFRSLKDIHQRGIIHRDVKPANFLYDYESETGVLVDFGLAERYCPPQEATCQHAPATSTFLQGFKIKTPDTSVVEQAVYDARKRSKLGEGRVGFPHEDKRPAIRTNRAGTRGFRAPEVLLKCPDQTVAVDVWSAGIILFSILTQKFPAFNSSDDIEALMEIAAIFGKTAMERCALLHSKITY; this comes from the exons ATGTCAGAGGAGCCTATTCTCGACCCTTTTACTTCACAACCGCCCTTGACTCGTGCAGCGGCCAAACGTCTCGCGACCGCTTCTCCCAGCAAACCTTCCTCGGCGCGTTCAGCCAAACGCGTCAGGGAGGCTACTCCAGTTGTTGCTGATGACGGATATTCCACTCCTCGAGCAACCATTGTGACTCCTACGAAGGACATGGAAGAACTGGGAGAGCCAGCAGTTGAACAACTGGAGGCATATCCTAATGCGCATCTTATCAAGGGGTCCATTGATGTTAACACGAGTGAAGCAGAAAGCGTGCTTTTCTCGGAGAAGACAACGGTTCTCCAAAACGAGGAAGTAGAAGAAGTTATGGAGACAGACGGGTCTACAGGTCAAAATTTATCTCTGATGGCAAGCGACGTCAGATTAAACTCGCTTAGAGGTGACTTCACCCAAGGAGAACAAGATTTATTCATGCCCGAAGCGACGAGTAGATCGACCCAACGACACGAGTCCAAGAATCATGTCACCATGCCCCCTCCTACCGATGTTCAATCCCATAAACTCCGCTCATCATCTCTATATGACCCTTTCACCGCTCCAGCTGCTGAGGGCAGTAAACTCGATCGCATGACCGAGGTCCTTGAAAAGCAGAAGAAGCGTTCTTTTACAGAAATTGATGTCTCTGAATTCCCTTTGGAAGCTGAAtgggatgaagaggatgaagcGGAAGATGCGTATTCAGACGAAAGCTACCATTCTGGGGATACGGAGGACTATGAGATGGACCACAGGCCTGTATTGCAGAGAACAGCTGTCAAGAAGGATATTAGGGATTTTACCAACAGTCTGAGCCTGTTAAGAGATGGGAGCATTCATGGGATTCCTTATAAAGTGGTTGACCGACTAGGGGAAG GGACCTTCTCTTCGGTATACCTCGCCTATGATTCCTTGCACCACCTTCATTCAAATGAGTACTGGCTCAGCCAGAAAGACGGGGCTCCCCAAATGTCTGATAACCGCGCGGTTCGAGTTgctttgaagaagatctTGGTCACAAGCAGCGCTGTCAGAATAGAAAATGAACTGGCTATCTTAGAAGATTTGAG GGGCTGTCGCAATGTCTCGCAACTAATCACTGCCTTTCGTGAGGAAGATCAGGTCATTATTGTCCTTCCATATCATCAGTGCGACGATTTCAGG CATTTCTTCAAACACATGGATCCGCGCCACATGAGATCATATATGCGTGACCTCTTCCGATCCCTCAAAGACATCCATCAGAGGGGCATTATTCATCGTGATGTGAAACCTGCAAACTTCTTGTATGATTATGAGAGCGAAACTGGCGTTTTGGTAGATTTCGGTCTCGCTGAA CGCTACTGTCCACCACAGGAAGCCACATGCCAGCACGCGCCCGCAACATCCACTTTTCTGCAAGGCTTCAAGATCAAAACACCCGATACTTCTGTTGTTGAACAGGCCGTGTATGATGCGCGCAAGCGCTCTAAATTAGGCGAAGGAAGAGTGGGGTTCCCTCATGAGGACAAAAGACCCGCGATCAGGACCAATAGAGCTGGGACAAGAGGTTTCAGAGCTCCTGAAGTGTTACTGAAGTGTCCGGATCAGACTGTCG CGGTCGATGTTTGGTCAGCTGGCATCATACTTTTCTCTATATTGACTCAAAAATTCCCGGCGTTCAATTCAAGTGACGATATTGAAGCTTTGATGGAGATTGCTGCAATATTCGGAAAAACAGCCATGGAGCGATGTGCGTTATTACATAGTAAGATAACCTACTGA
- a CDS encoding Cystathionine beta-synthase, putative (Similar to TIGR gene model, INSD accession AAW41149.1) — protein sequence MSSSVTQPQHHWHGVLSSALDAVGHTPLIRLDRLAAEEGFKCNLLGKCEFFSAGGSVKDRIAKRMIEHAEKSGQLIRGKSIVIEPTSGNTGIGLALACVLKGYRCIITLPAKMSLEKEVMLRALGAEIVRTPTEAAFDSPESHIGVARTLQQAIPDAVILDQYSNPNNPLAHYFGTYEEIMYALETSRLPRKDITLLVAGAGTGGTITGLARAIRDSEAHLYPSDGEYSSPPDGTTNGFNASRALILAVDPVGSILGGGEPGNYQVEGIGYDFFPDVLDREPQLIDEWLKTTDDESFEATKRLIRREGLFVGGSSGSAFAGALRYLRSPAGRHIAEDPEANVIILFPDGVRNYMSKPWFLTENNAQEGQELRTKIKDVIGRDLGDVQGGKAAINVNSH from the exons ATGAGCAGCAGCGTTACTCAACCTCAACATCACTGGCACGGCGTTCTCTCCTCGGCCCTAGACGCCGTAGGCCACACTCCGCTCATTCGTTTGGATCGCCTTGCCGCTGAAGAAGGATTCAAGTGCAACCTCT TGGGGAAATGTGAATTCTTCTCTGCTGGCGGATCCGTCAAGGACCGTATAGCAAAACGGATGATAGAGCACGCAGAGAAATCTGGACAGCTTATTCGGGGAAAGAGCATAGTAATTGAGCCCACTA GTGGCAACACCGGTATCGGCTTAGCCTTGGCATGCGTGCTTAAAGGATATAG ATGTATTATCACGCTTCCAGCAAAGATGAgcttggagaaggaagTAATGTTAAGAGCGCTAGGCGCAGAAATAGTTCGCACACC TACTGAGGCGGC CTTTGACAGTCCAGAGAGCCATATAGGAGTGGCTCGAACCCTTCAGCAAGCAATCCCTGACGCAGTTATCCTTGACCAATATTCCAACCCGAACAACCCTCTTGCCCATTATTTCGGGACATATGAAGAAATCATG TATGCCTTAGAAACTTCGAGGCTGCCTAGGAAAGACATAACTCTGCTCGTTGCTGGGGCAGGCACAGGTGGAACTATCACGGGCCTAGCCCGCGCTATACGAGACTCCGAAGCTCATCTTTACCCTTCAGATGGCGAATACAGCAGCCCTCCAGATGGCACGACCAACGGATTCAACGCTTCGAGGGCCCTGATTTTGGCGGTTGACCCTGTCGGTTCTATCCTTGGCGGCGGCGAGCCAGGCAATTATCAAGTTGAAGGAATTGGCTAC GATTTCTTTCCAGATGTTCTTGATCGTGAACCTCAACTCATCGACGAATGGTTAAAAACGACGGACGACGAGTCCTTCGAGGCTACAAAACGCTTGAT aaggagagaagggcTTTTCGTCGGGGGCTCTTCAGGTTCGGCCTTTGCTGGGGCGCTGCGATACCTCCGATCACCTGCAGGCCGTCATATTGCTGAAGATCCCGAGGCGAATGTTATCATTCTTTTCCCTGATGGTGTGAGGAACTATATGAGCAAGCCATGGTTTTTGACAGAGAATAATGCCCAAGAAGGTCAGGAATTGCGCACGAAGATTAAAGATGTGATCGGAAGGGATCTGGGAGATGTTCAAGGGGGAAAAGCAGCCATTAACGTCAACAGTCATTAA
- a CDS encoding GTPase, putative (Similar to TIGR gene model, INSD accession AAW41150.1), translating into MPRKTPISNKRRKEQLLVKRALKRGDISIEDHDAIRTQQKLKTAKRRPGAVAARSGGPVNTTSRKLQSKFIALSADYVARTRNLAYALPLERPLPPERAVFPLEILEDRDPKRRLICPSRPKFRYGQTKTEVEKNEEGVFKKWLKNVEEVVHEWVDGDEEQVYAGESIHQVPRGPTWFETNLEVWRQFWRVTEASQILLLLLDSRCPPLHCPPSLRTHLKSLVPSKEIILVLTKSDLVDAKALEAWKIWIRSWWGQESVHIVSVRSKGRHKPDIPQQSLDELISALQAAHKRLLERSVCAKEDKKLDSWKPSVRPSVDWASLKDEDHIPDPRLDTVERIIGPQNSLRKLSSGKQDEQTTPQVKNPSTEPLTLGLIGQPNVGKSSLLNALLGEQKVRASRTPGKTKHFQTMFWGPKKEIKIVDCPGLVCPSLAGLEIQAMAGIIPISQIPSLPSCILFASAHMPIEVIFRRAREREEEERKRDKWTVGGVLEARALDKGFMTAKGGRPDINRAANGMMRALADGKVRWGFYPPGMAGKTCMGIWLGDDDPEGVEEGDIAGASWDERDEDDEEFISQESEFADERTDEEGEVEQIEDEQSEGEVANSNVKQIGGFFAALEVTDSEEGGSEDEDIGDAD; encoded by the exons ATGCCCCGCAAAACGCCCATATCTAACAAGCGTCGCAAAGAACAGCTCCTCGTCAAACGTGCGCTCAAACGAGGCGACATTTCAATCGAGGACCACGATGCTATTCGCACTCAGCAGAAACTTAAGACTGCGAAAAGGCGCCCTGGAGCAGTTGCTGCTAGGTCTGGAGGCCCTGTTAATACTACCTCGCGAAAGCTGCAATCAAAATTCATCGCGCTATCAGCAGATTACGTGGCCAGAACAAGAAACTTGGCATACGCATTGCCCTTAGAGCGACCATTGCCCCCGGAACGTGCAGTCTTCCCGTTAGAGATACTCGAAGACAGAGATCCAAAGCGCCGATTAATATGTCCCTCGAGACCAAAATTTAGATATGGTCAGACCAAGACAGAAGTCGAGAAGAACGAGGAGGGCGTATTCAAAAAATGGCTGAAGAATGTAGAAGAGGTGGTGCATGAATGGGTCgatggagatgaggagCAAGTGTATGCCGGAGAATCAATCCATCAAGTGCCCAGGGGTCCAACATGGTTTGAGACTAATCTTGAGGTTTGGCGACAATT CTGGCGCGTCACAGAGGCTTCTCAAATTCTACTTTTACTTCTTGACTCCCGATGTCCTCCACTTCATTGCCCTCCTTCCCTCCGCACACATTTGAAATCCCTTGTGCCTAGTAAAGAGATAATATTAGTTCTTACAAAATCTGACCTTGTAGACGCTAAAGCTCTAGAAGCTTGGAAGATATGGATCAGAAGCTGGTGGGGCCAAGAGAGCGTCCATATCGTATCGGTGAGAA GCAAAGGCAGACATAAGCCTGATATCCCTCAGCAATCTCTAGATGAGCTCATATCTGCCCTTCAAGCCGCTCACAAAAGGCTCTTAGAGCGTTCTGTTTGTGCCAAGGAAGACAAGAAGCTGGACAGCTGGAAACCCTCTGTCAGGCCCTCCGTCGATTGGGCCTCCTTGAAGGACGAAGACCATATACCCGACCCTAGACTTGACACCGTGGAAAGAATCATCGGGCCACAAAATTCATTAAGAAAGCTGTCATCGGGGAAACAGGATGAGCAGACCACTCCTCAGGTTAAAAACCCCTCCACAGAACCTCTTACTCTTGGTCTCATCGGTCAACCTAATGTAGGCAAATCCTCACTCCTGAACGCTCTCCTGGGGGAGCAAAAAGTGCGAGCCAGTCGAACGCCAGGCAAG ACTAAACATTTCCAAACAATGTTTTGGGGACCCAAAAAGGAAATCAAGATAGTGGATTGCCCAGGGCTGGTGTGTCCTTCCTTAGCAGGGCTAGAAATACAGGCCATGGCAGGTA TTATACCTATCTCACAAATaccttctcttccatcgTGTATTCTATTCGCCTCGGCACATATGCCCATTGAAGTGATTTTCCGT AGAGCCagagaaagggaagaggaagaacgCAAGAGAGATAAATGGACTGTTGGAGGCGTGTTGGAAGCACGAGCATTGGACAAAGGCTTTA TGACCGCCAAAGGGGGAAGACCCGATATAAATCGGGCGGCGAACGGGA TGATGCGTGCTCTGGCGGATGGCAAAGTGAGATGGGGTTTTTATCCGCCTGGAATGGCTGGAAAAACGTGCATGGGTATATGGCTGGGAGACGATGACCCTGAAGGTGTAGAAGAAGGTGATATTGCAGGGGCgagctgggatgaaagggacgaggatgatgaggagtTTATCAGCCAGGAGTCAGAATTTGCTGACGAAAGGACAGACGAAGAGGGGGAGGTGGAACAGATTGAGGATGAGCAGAGTGAAGGGGAGGTTGCAAATTCCAATGTAAAGCAGATTGGAGGGTTTTTCGCCGCCCTAGAAGTGACTGATAGTGAGGAAGGCGGATCtgaggatgaagatatCGGCGACGCAGACTAA
- a CDS encoding Hypothetical protein (Similar to TIGR gene model, INSD accession AAW41388.1; CNA06190), producing the protein MSDDIPPLAALQNIDSLTIVLSTLFEPSPPLHTLLVPSVLERLSSPSLPQSYNQLIDICANVAEGWSWEQKGQFLSGHPMIGEVKGLSKLSGKEQSGGGATPKEVLEKLAHLNQLYCKVYPGLRYITFVNGRTRAQIIPEFESILGLPHSSVGIDESKVPPLNSAEADRMVKTPEMVEWRRECDRGLQNVWLIGRARLNGLDLE; encoded by the exons ATGTCGGATGACATCCCTCCTCTAGCCGCACTCCAAAACATTGATTCCCTAACTATCGTTCTTTCCACCTTGTTTGAACCGTCGCCACCTCTCCATACTCTGCTTGTCCCATCAGTTTTGGAGCGATTATCGTCCCCATCATTACCACAGAGCTACAATCAATTGATCGACATTTGTGCAAACGTCGCAGAAGGATGGAGCTGGGAGCAAAAGGGGCAATTCCTCAGCGGACATCCCATGATTGGAGAAGTTAAGGGCTTGAGCAAACTCAGTGGAAAAGAGCAGAGTGGGGGTGGAGCAACCCCCAAAGAAGTTTTGGAAAA ACTTGCTCATCTGAACCAGCTTTATTGTAAAGTGTACCCCGGTCTACGTTATATTACTTTTGTCAACGGCCGTACAAGGGCGCAGATCATCCCGGAGTTTGAGTCTATCTTAGGCTTACCTCACTCTTCTGTGGGCATAGATGAGTCCAAAGTCCCTCCATTAAACTCAGCTGAGGCAGATCGAATGGTGAAAACACCCGAGATGGTTgagtggaggagggaaTGCGATAGGGGGCTACAAAACGTTTGGCTGATTGGAAGAGCGCGCTTGAATGGTTTGGACCTTGAGTGA
- a CDS encoding uncharacterized protein (Similar to TIGR gene model, INSD accession AAW41387.1) encodes MGRGPKKHLKRLAAPSSWMLDKLGGTYAPRPSPGPHKLRESLPLTVFLRNRLKYALTGREVTAIVKQRLIKVDGKVRTDETFPAGFMDVISIERSGEHFRLLYDVKGRFTIHRITPEEATFKLLKVRKHQLGAKGVPHIVTHDGRTIRYPDPAIKVNDTVKFDFVQNKIVDHIKFEPGNVVMVTGGRNMGRSGVIVHKERHLGGFDIVHVKDVLDRTFATRLSNIFVIGEGSKAQVSLPKGKGVKLSIAEERDQRRRQRAQEA; translated from the exons ATG GGTCGAGGTCCTAAGAAGCACCTGAAGCGATTGGCAGCTCCCTCCTCATGGATGTTGGACAAGTTGGGCGGCACCTAC GCCCCCCGTCCTTCTCCTGGTCCCCACAAGCTCAGGGAGTCTCTTCCCCTCACCGTCTTCCTTCGAAACCGTCTGAAGTACGCTCTTACTGGCCGTGAGGTCACTGCTATTGTTAAGCAGCGACTCATCAAGGTCGACGGCAAGGTCAGGACTGACGAGACCTTCCCCGCTGGTTTCATGG ATGTCATCTCCATTGAGCGATCTGGCGAGCACTTCCGTCTTCTCTACGACGTCAAGGGCCGATTCACCATTCACCGAATTACCCCCGAGGAGGCTACTTTCAAGCTCCTCAAGGTCCGAAAGCATCAGCTTGGTGCCAAGGGCGTTCCCCACATCGTTACCCACGATGGCCGAACCATCCGATACCCTGACCCTGCTATCAAGGTCAACGACACTGTCAAGTTCGACTTCGTTCAGAACAAGATCGTTGACCACATCAAGTTCGAGCCCGGAAACGTCGTCATGGTCACTGGCGGTCGTAACATGGGTCGATCTGGTGTGATCGTTCACAAGGAGAGGCACTTGGGTGGTTTCGACATTGTTCACGTCAAGGACGTGTTGGACAGGACCTTCGCTACTAG GCTTTCCAACATTTTCGTCATTGGTGAGGGTTCCAAGGCCCAAGTGTCTTTGCCCAAGGGCAAGGGTGTCAAGCTCTCTATCGCCGAGGAGCGTGACCAGAGGAGGCGCCAGCGGGCTCAGGAGGCTTAA
- a CDS encoding Pol II protein elongation factor, putative (Similar to TIGR gene model, INSD accession AAW41151.1) produces the protein MSDIEVKTSPPESPVEEQEETRLAGRKRARVVDPDEEDDDTQIVNNQDEEKDTKEEDDEEEDNGQVERTGEGEDDEDEDEDDDDDDEDEDDEDDDGERRAKRRRKQKRFRFLDVEAEVDDEDEEEDEDNDYGDVAEFIDEAPEDAGTRDDHQHRRLNRVFGRNEEEDVHDIVQRLKERHAGAARYNGDSDAVPQRLLMPGVNDPSLWKVVVKSGREHAICASIFRKVFAQQYSANPIDVISVFCRDSIPGMIFIEARQSASVSAAVNGIVGIFMSKGVNLVPIEEMAPLLKMKKKDVNLTPGMWVRMKRGKHAGDLAQVVDVDQITSGVVGIKFIPRIDLTPREKRKERIAIGKPGGVRPPARLFAYDDVRKIYGRQSVRQGAQGSYLFDNDEYVDGFCIKDVKIPAVATEDVNPTLEEISRFTGDDDSTAKFDLSAIADANKNLSTSLLFPGDKIEVYEGEQTGLCGIVETVSSDVIAIKAEGGEVHGQTVEVPARSVRKRFDVGEHVKVLGGKHTDASGMVVEVKGDIVTLMSDLGEQEIKVFSKDLRKAADTTNLTATKGLYDVHDMVMLDSTTAGVVTKVEGGLLRILDQNGAAKGVSPEQVSLRRDNKRFAVATDSQGNDMKVGDSMKEIDGEMRQGEVINIFRSIFVFLYNREYTDNFGVFVARANSLVSVTPKSAVNDLTKINPALNQQLPYGGASLIPAPTANLNRNRLINTLVVVTKGTSKGLIGVIKDVQGENARVELKHNNKTLSVNLSSLKRKDQKTGATFPLEMAGVGSAAGGYGARPNAGQYDINPYGGATAMHPSMGGQTPALMGGRTPAVRFGQTPNPYSAGVQNGKTPNPYATGVGGKTPSAAYASGGKTPAWGASGGKTPAYGMASGGKTPAYGMQGGKTPNPYAMGPPGPSGGRTPAYGAYGRPESSGSRPSAMPPPPAPYSVPYSAPTPAGNGAPTPAVPGNPYTAPTPYGAPTPYAAPTPGMPALSAPTPGPGTGIAPTPFGAPTPYGAQSYGASAQQQRGLPWDWALDFRNVIVEIGPSYRPGSRNPLHFKRGFFDGKRFGYNDIIGESVRAILLDDPSVVEEIPAEYLRPAKADSQGQVVVVIGGGPEQKGQQRTTQYENGGSWMMELEGGDMAPLVVDGADLCRIWKV, from the exons ATGTCTGACATCGAAGTAAAAACTTCGCCGCCCGAGTCACCTGTAGAAGAGCAGGAGGAAACAAGATTAGCCGGGAGAAAGAGA GCAAGAGTAGTGGATCCTGACG aggaggatgat GATACCCAAATTGTGAATAATcaggatgaggagaaggatacgaaagaagaggatgacgaagaggaagataaCGGACAAGTAGAAAGGACTGGCGAaggtgaagatgacgaggatgaagatgaggacgatgatgatgacgacgaGGACGAAGATGACGAAGACGATGATGGAG AGCGACGTGCAAAGCGACGCAGAAAGCAAAAGAGGTTCAGGTTCTTGGATGTCGAAGCTGAGGTTGAcgacgaggatgaagaagaggatgaagacAACGATTATGGAGACG TCGCTGAGTTCATTGATGAGGCGCCTGAGGACGCTGGAACTCGGGATGATCATCAACATCGCCGACTTAATCGCGTCTTTGGACGTaacgaagaggaggatgtgCATGATATTGTGCAGAGATTGAAGGAGAGACATGCCGGTGCAGCGAGGTATAACGGCGACAGTGATGCAGTCCCGCAAAGACTGCTTATGCCTGGTGTCAACGATCCAAGCTTGTGGAAGGTGGTTGTCAAA TCCGGCCGAGAACACGCTATCTGTGCCTCAATCTTCCGAAAGGTTTTTGCACAACAATATTCTGCGAACCCGATCGATGTCATCTCCGTCTTCTGCCGTGATTCCATTCCAGGGATGATCTTCATTGAAGCCCGCCAATCCGCCTCCGTGAGCGCCGCTGTCAATGGCATTGTCGGCATATTCATGTCTAAGGGCGTCAACCTCGTTCCCATTGAGGAGATGGCGCCCTTGCTcaagatgaagaagaaagacgTCAATCTCACGCCAGGGATGTGGgtgagaatgaagagaGGCAAGCACGCGGGTGACTTGGCGCAGGTGGTGGATGTCGACCAGATCACGAGCGGTGTTGTCGGTATAAAGTTTATTCCTCGCATCGATCTCACACCTcgagaaaagaggaaggagcGCATTGCCATTGGAAAGCCGGGTGGTGTTCGCCCACCAGCTCGTCTTTTCGCGTATGACGACGTACGAAAGATCTATGGACGACAAAGCGTGCGTCAAGGCGCGCAAGGCAGTTATCTGTTTGATAATGACGAGTATGTCGACGGGTTTTGCATCAAGGATGTCAAGATCCCCGCAGTTGCGACGGAGGACGTCAATCCTACCCTCGAAGAGATCTCACGTTTCACCGGAGACGATGACTCCACCGCCAAATTCGATCTTTCTGCTATTGCAGACGCAAACAAGAACCTTTCCACatctctccttttccctgGTGACAAGATTGAAGTTTATGAAGGAGAACAGACAGGGCTGTGTGGTATTGTAGAAACCGTGTCTTCCGACGTCATTGCTATTAAAGCTGAGGGTGGAGAGGTCCATGGCCAGACTGTTGAGGTGCCTGCGAGAAGTGTTCGGAAACGCTTCGATGTTGGTGAACATGTCAAGGTGCTGGGAGGAAAGCATACAGATGCGTCGGGTATGGTGGTGGAGGTTAAAGGAGACATTGTGACTTTGATGTCTGATCTGGGCGAGCAAGAAATCAAAGTTTTTTCTAAGGATCTTCGAAAAGCCGCTGATACCACCAATCTCACCGCTACGAAAGGTTTATATGACGTTCACGACATGGTGATGTTGGATTCAACGACGGCGGGGGTAGTGACCAAGGTGGAAGGAGGGTTGCTGAGAATCTTGGATCAAAACGGTGCCGCCAAGGGTGTTTCCCCTGAGCAGGTCTCATTAAGAAGGGACAACAAACGCTTTGCTGTCGCCACAGACTCACAAGGGAACGACATGAAAGTTGGTGACAGCATGAAGGAAATTGACGGAGAG ATGCGACAAGGAGAAGTCATCAACATCTTCCGCTCCATCTTTGTGTTTCTCTATAACCGCGAATACACCGACAATTTCGGTGTCTTCGTTGCTCGTGCCAACTCTCTTGTGTCTGTTACTCCCAAATCAGCTGTTAATGACCTCACCAAGATAAACCCAGCACTTAATCAGCAACTTCCTTATGGCGGTGCAAGTCTTATACCAGCTCCCACGGCGAATCTCAACAGAAACAGACTCATTAACACACTTGTGGTTGTGACAAAAGGGACGAGTAAGGGGTTGATTGGTGTCATCAAAGACGTACAAGGTGAAAACGCAAGAGTCGAGCTGAAACACAACAATAAGACCCTCTCAGTGAACCTCTCTTCGCTTAAGAGAAAAGA CCAAAAAACTGGTGCGACATTCCCTTTGGAAATGGCTGGCGTAGGTTCTGCGGCTGGTGGTTATGGCGCTCGTCCAAATGCCGGGCAATACGATATCAACCCGTACGGCGGCGCAACAGCTATGCACCCCTCGATG GGCGGGCAGACTCCGGCCTTGATGGGTGGAAGGACACCAGCTGTTCGGTTTGGACAGACTCCTAACCCATATTCG GCTGGCGTACAAAATGGCAAAACGCCCAACCCGTATGCGACAGGCGTCGGGGGCAAGACACCGTCAGCGGCCTACGCCTCCGGCGGTAAGACTCCGGCATGGGGCGCTTCTGGAGGCAAGACACCAGCATATGGTATGGCATCCGGAGGCAAAACCCCAGCATACGGCATGCAAGGGGGCAAGACCCCCAATCCCTACGCCATGGGTCCTCCCGGTCCTTCTGGTGGTCGAACACCGGCATATGGAGCTTACGGTCGACCTGAATCAAGTGGTTCCAGGCCCAGCGCTatgcctcctcctcccgcGCCTTACAGCGTCCCATACAGTGCACCAACGCCAGCTGGTAATGGAGCACCGACACCTGCTGTCCCAGGCAACCCTTATACAGCTCCAACGCCTTATGGTGCACCCACTCCCTATGCTGCACCGACTCCCGGTATGCCTGCTCTTTCAGCCCCTACACCTGGACCAGGCACTGGCATTGCGCCTACACCATTTGGGGCTCCGACACCCTATGGGGCGCAAAGCTACGGTGCTTCCGCACAGCAGCAGCGAG GTCTGCCTTGGGATTGGGCCCTGGACTTCAGAAACGTTATTGTGGAAATCGGCCCTTCCTATCGTCCCGGCTCTCGTAACCCTCTACATTTCAAGCGAGGATTCTTTGATGGTAAACGATTTGGCTACAACGACATCATTGGCGAGAGTGTACGGGCAATACTCTTGGATGACCCTTCAGTCGTAGAAGAGATACCTGCGGAATATCTCCGTCCAGCTAAGGCGGATAGTCAAGGACAAGTTGTGGTTGTCATTGGTGGCGGGCCAGAACAAAAGGGTCAACAACGGACAACCCAATATGAGAATGGAGGGTCTTGGATGATGGAGCTGGAAGGAGGCGATATGGCGCCTTTGGTCGTTGATGGTGCTGATTTGTGTAGGATTTGGAAAGTGTAG